One region of Sulfuricurvum sp. IAE1 genomic DNA includes:
- a CDS encoding cation:proton antiporter, with amino-acid sequence MNELTQILMLLGIGVAVIVVFQQFRIPTSLGYLLVGAILSPYTIGPTLNVPELKVIAEFGVVFLLFTIGLNYSLPQLHALRHQVLGLGTAQVVFSTIIVGGLLWAFGLPPAVAFVIGAVFAQSSSTIIGSQLAEQGEENTAHGRLGLAMSVFQDVTAVPFLVIIPVLGIAVGADILAGALGWAFAKAVLAFAIVFVAGRWLLRPLFHLVATRQSPEIFTLTVLLVALVAAWSSNSLGLSLAFGAFLAGMMLGETEFRHQVESSIRPFRDVLLGLFFVGIGMLFNPSAIPHIWHWAVLGALLILISKILIVAVLVKKSGMELSDAWRTGLLLSVGGEFGFALLAIALDSSVIDADLGQIILTSVLFSLIGGSLLIRYNQPIAAFLSGRHRVLTHTLPQSLIDSSEQVLIGGYGRVGHTVAVLMQERGIDFKVFDTDPDRVSKGLSEGHPVAYGDISDPELLTTIHAERASLVVITVDDSEQALKAVSFLRKISPNLPIIVRAKDVESSMRLLEEGATHAYPEAIEASLSLGATALQMLDVVNEDVEQLIQSVRDRNYKPILEQQSSRPV; translated from the coding sequence ATGAACGAACTTACTCAGATTTTGATGCTGCTCGGAATCGGAGTGGCGGTCATCGTCGTTTTCCAGCAATTCCGGATTCCGACGAGTCTTGGGTATCTCCTCGTCGGAGCGATCCTCAGCCCTTACACCATCGGTCCCACCCTCAATGTTCCCGAGCTCAAAGTGATCGCCGAATTCGGAGTCGTATTCCTCCTCTTCACGATCGGTCTGAACTATTCGTTGCCTCAGCTTCATGCCCTTCGCCATCAGGTTCTTGGGCTGGGAACCGCCCAGGTCGTTTTCTCCACGATCATCGTAGGCGGCTTGCTCTGGGCTTTTGGGCTTCCCCCTGCCGTCGCTTTTGTCATCGGCGCCGTGTTTGCCCAGTCTTCCTCCACGATCATCGGCAGCCAGCTGGCCGAACAGGGCGAAGAGAATACGGCTCACGGGCGGCTTGGTCTGGCCATGTCGGTCTTTCAGGACGTCACCGCCGTCCCTTTCCTGGTCATCATTCCTGTCCTTGGTATTGCGGTCGGCGCTGACATCCTCGCCGGAGCGCTGGGATGGGCTTTTGCGAAAGCGGTATTGGCCTTTGCAATCGTTTTTGTTGCGGGGCGTTGGCTTCTTCGACCGTTATTTCACCTCGTCGCCACCCGCCAGTCGCCTGAAATATTTACTCTAACAGTACTGCTCGTGGCGCTGGTGGCAGCCTGGTCTTCCAACAGTCTTGGGCTCTCGCTCGCATTCGGAGCGTTTCTGGCGGGAATGATGCTCGGAGAAACGGAATTCCGTCATCAGGTCGAATCAAGTATCCGACCGTTCCGGGATGTCTTGCTGGGACTTTTCTTCGTCGGCATCGGGATGCTCTTCAATCCTTCGGCAATCCCTCATATCTGGCATTGGGCGGTGCTTGGCGCGTTGCTCATCCTGATCAGCAAGATCCTCATCGTCGCGGTACTCGTCAAAAAAAGCGGCATGGAACTCTCCGATGCCTGGAGAACCGGACTGTTGCTTTCGGTGGGCGGAGAATTCGGATTTGCTCTTCTGGCGATAGCACTGGATTCGAGTGTCATTGATGCCGACCTTGGGCAGATTATCCTGACATCAGTCCTTTTTTCGCTGATAGGCGGTTCCCTCCTGATCCGATACAATCAACCCATCGCTGCATTCCTCTCAGGCCGTCATCGTGTTCTAACACACACCCTTCCCCAGTCGCTGATCGATTCAAGCGAGCAGGTCCTCATCGGAGGATACGGACGGGTCGGCCATACCGTTGCGGTACTTATGCAAGAAAGAGGGATAGACTTCAAAGTTTTCGACACCGATCCCGACCGGGTTTCCAAAGGACTCTCAGAGGGGCATCCCGTCGCGTACGGCGATATCTCCGATCCCGAACTCCTCACGACAATCCATGCAGAGCGCGCGTCCCTAGTCGTGATTACGGTCGATGACTCCGAACAGGCTTTGAAAGCAGTATCGTTTTTGCGAAAGATTTCTCCCAATTTGCCCATTATCGTTCGAGCCAAAGATGTCGAAAGCAGCATGAGACTGCTCGAAGAAGGTGCGACGCATGCCTATCCTGAAGCAATAGAAGCGAGTCTGAGTCTGGGGGCAACTGCCCTGCAGATGCTAGACGTTGTGAACGAAGACGTGGAACAGCTGATTCAAAGCGTACGGGATCGAAATTACAAACCGATACTGGAACAGCAATCCTCCAGACCCGTATAA
- a CDS encoding universal stress protein translates to MKKMTVLVATDFSETGLTVVRKALYLAESHGADLHVVHVIEESWFALKQEIKSIREHSWNVLNAQFPQLHKKYFHCMQGNVVREIAEIAEQIEATILVIGSSGETYMFKELLVGSTSKSIIRNSSIPVLVIKNDLPLNPRRILIPTNFSDHSRTAILATADLFPNAELSLLNIYNLPFEGRLKTYGFTEEDILEYQMQISQNEELAAETFAASLHLLPEKVQMLTRKGPLNPPLFLEISGSYGTDLISIHTSGSFSFFAFDLLEEADHDVLIFKF, encoded by the coding sequence ATGAAAAAAATGACGGTTTTGGTCGCTACCGACTTCTCTGAAACCGGCTTGACGGTTGTGCGCAAAGCACTTTACCTGGCTGAATCCCACGGAGCCGATCTGCACGTCGTCCATGTCATCGAAGAATCATGGTTTGCCCTCAAGCAGGAGATCAAATCGATCCGCGAACACAGCTGGAACGTTTTGAATGCCCAGTTCCCGCAACTGCATAAAAAATACTTTCACTGCATGCAAGGCAACGTCGTCCGCGAAATCGCCGAAATCGCCGAGCAGATCGAGGCGACAATTCTCGTTATCGGCAGCAGCGGCGAGACCTATATGTTCAAAGAGCTGCTTGTGGGATCGACAAGCAAAAGCATCATCCGCAACTCCTCGATTCCCGTTCTGGTGATCAAAAACGATCTTCCGCTCAACCCGCGCCGAATTTTGATCCCGACCAATTTTTCCGATCATTCCAGAACCGCGATACTTGCAACGGCAGACCTTTTCCCCAATGCCGAACTTTCGCTGCTCAACATCTACAACCTTCCTTTCGAAGGTCGACTGAAAACGTACGGTTTTACCGAAGAGGATATTCTCGAATATCAGATGCAAATCAGCCAAAACGAGGAGCTCGCCGCAGAGACGTTCGCCGCATCCCTGCACCTCTTGCCTGAAAAGGTACAGATGCTCACCCGCAAAGGACCGCTAAATCCCCCCCTTTTTCTGGAAATATCGGGTTCTTACGGAACCGACCTTATCAGTATCCATACTTCCGGTTCATTCAGTTTTTTCGCATTCGACCTCCTTGAAGAGGCCGACCACGACGTACTGATCTTCAAGTTTTAA
- the ppsA gene encoding phosphoenolpyruvate synthase — translation MRYIRRFDSLNIHDIALVGGKNASLGEMIGSLKKLGVKVPEGFAVTAEGYRAFVNHNGFEPKIRALFEGVDIVNIEELSRCGEAVRTLMLSGEMPEELKNEILKAYREMESEYAMASVDVAVRSSATAEDLPDASFAGQQESYLNVRGETMLVEHVKRCFASLFTDRAISYRHSRGYDHFAVALSVGVQKMVRSDLASSGVMFTIDTENGSENLILINSIYGLGENIVGGRVNPDEFYVFKPTLREGKVSILKRQLGSKALTMRYDERHHTVNLATPKKLQERFSITDDEVATLARYAMIIEEHYTAQAGEYRPMDIEWAKDGQSGELFIVQARPETVQSRRMGENILEQYHIVSDRPRNVLAVGKAIGEKIGSGKVKIIRSPHESDRFNEGEVLVADITDPDWEPIMKKASAVITNRGGRTCHAAIVAREIGVPAIVGTGNATEVLREGDEVTVSCAEGENGNVYAGLLDFEIKQTDLGTLPPTKTKLYMNVGNPEIAFKVAKLPNDGVGLARMEFIVTQYVKVHPMALVDKAKGKTAGDEEAVVEAMKGYDDPKRFFIDKVAEGVGMIAAAFYPKSVIVRTTDFKSNEYKHMNGGFAYERDEENPMIGFRGASRYYSQEYREAFLWECEALARVRDEMGLTNVKVMLPFVRTPEEGKKAIAVMNEAGLVQGKNGLEVYAMCEIPANVILADRFLEIFDGYSIGSNDLTQLVLGVDRDSALVSSVFDERNEAVTRMLSMAIRACKERGKYIGICGQAPSDYPEITRFLVQEGIDSISLNPDSLLKMRQVVSEFEG, via the coding sequence ATGCGCTACATTCGCCGTTTTGATTCGCTGAATATTCATGACATCGCTTTGGTGGGAGGAAAAAACGCTTCGCTGGGGGAGATGATCGGTTCGCTCAAAAAACTCGGGGTCAAAGTGCCCGAGGGGTTTGCCGTCACGGCAGAGGGATACCGCGCTTTCGTGAATCATAACGGATTCGAGCCTAAAATCCGCGCATTGTTCGAAGGGGTCGATATCGTTAACATCGAAGAACTTTCCCGCTGCGGGGAGGCTGTTCGGACACTGATGCTATCAGGCGAGATGCCCGAAGAACTCAAAAACGAAATCCTCAAGGCGTACCGCGAGATGGAGAGTGAATACGCGATGGCTTCGGTGGATGTGGCCGTCCGGTCCTCGGCGACGGCGGAGGATCTGCCTGATGCCAGCTTCGCGGGGCAACAGGAGAGTTATCTCAACGTACGCGGCGAGACGATGCTCGTCGAGCACGTCAAACGCTGTTTCGCGTCGCTTTTTACCGACCGTGCGATCAGCTACCGCCACAGTCGCGGGTACGATCATTTCGCGGTCGCCCTCTCCGTCGGCGTCCAGAAGATGGTACGCAGCGATCTGGCCAGCAGCGGCGTCATGTTTACGATCGACACGGAAAACGGCTCGGAAAATCTGATCCTCATTAACTCGATTTACGGATTGGGGGAAAACATCGTCGGCGGGCGGGTCAACCCGGATGAATTTTACGTTTTCAAACCGACGCTTCGGGAAGGGAAAGTCTCGATCCTCAAACGCCAGCTCGGCTCCAAAGCCCTTACGATGCGCTATGACGAACGCCATCACACCGTTAACCTGGCGACGCCCAAAAAGCTGCAGGAACGCTTTTCGATCACCGACGACGAAGTCGCGACTCTCGCCCGCTATGCGATGATTATCGAAGAGCATTACACGGCGCAGGCGGGTGAATACCGTCCGATGGACATCGAATGGGCCAAAGACGGCCAAAGCGGCGAACTCTTCATCGTCCAGGCGCGTCCCGAAACGGTTCAAAGCCGCCGTATGGGCGAAAACATCCTCGAACAGTACCATATCGTGTCGGATCGTCCCCGCAACGTCCTCGCGGTCGGTAAAGCGATCGGGGAGAAGATCGGATCGGGCAAGGTAAAGATCATCCGTTCACCCCACGAAAGCGACCGTTTTAACGAAGGGGAAGTGCTCGTCGCCGACATCACCGATCCCGACTGGGAACCGATCATGAAAAAGGCTTCGGCCGTTATCACCAACCGCGGAGGGCGCACCTGCCATGCCGCGATTGTCGCGCGCGAGATCGGAGTCCCCGCGATCGTGGGGACCGGGAACGCGACCGAAGTTCTCCGTGAAGGAGATGAAGTGACCGTCAGCTGTGCCGAGGGGGAAAACGGGAACGTCTACGCGGGTCTGCTCGATTTTGAGATCAAGCAGACCGATCTGGGGACGCTGCCGCCGACCAAAACGAAACTCTATATGAACGTCGGGAACCCAGAGATCGCGTTCAAAGTCGCCAAACTTCCCAACGACGGTGTAGGACTGGCACGGATGGAGTTTATCGTTACCCAGTACGTCAAAGTCCATCCGATGGCTCTCGTCGACAAGGCCAAGGGGAAAACGGCGGGTGACGAAGAAGCGGTAGTCGAAGCGATGAAGGGCTACGACGACCCCAAACGGTTTTTCATCGACAAGGTCGCAGAAGGGGTCGGGATGATCGCGGCGGCATTTTATCCAAAGAGCGTGATCGTCCGGACGACCGACTTTAAATCAAACGAATACAAGCACATGAACGGCGGATTCGCGTACGAACGTGACGAAGAGAACCCGATGATCGGGTTTCGGGGGGCGAGCCGTTATTATTCGCAGGAGTACCGTGAAGCGTTCTTGTGGGAATGCGAGGCGCTTGCGCGCGTGCGCGACGAGATGGGCCTTACCAACGTCAAAGTGATGCTCCCCTTCGTCCGAACCCCGGAGGAGGGGAAGAAAGCGATTGCGGTGATGAACGAAGCGGGACTGGTGCAGGGGAAAAACGGCCTGGAAGTCTACGCAATGTGCGAGATCCCCGCCAACGTCATCCTGGCCGACCGGTTTTTGGAAATCTTCGACGGCTACAGTATCGGCAGCAACGATCTCACGCAGCTCGTACTCGGAGTCGATCGCGACAGTGCGCTCGTATCATCGGTATTCGATGAGCGTAACGAAGCGGTGACGCGGATGCTCAGTATGGCGATCCGTGCGTGTAAAGAGCGGGGCAAATACATCGGCATCTGCGGTCAGGCTCCTTCGGATTATCCCGAGATCACCCGCTTCCTTGTGCAAGAAGGGATCGATTCGATCTCGCTCAACCCCGATTCACTGCTCAAAATGCGTCAGGTGGTCAGCGAATTCGAGGGTTAA